From the Mesorhizobium koreense genome, the window CTTGTCGTTTTTCGGGCTGTTGCGGAAATCCTTCTCGTCCTTGTAGACGTGTTGCGGCACGATGGGCGCCTGTTCGGCGGAGAAGCTGTAGAGAAAAGCCGGCTTCGGCGACTTCAGCTTGAACGCCACTTCGGTCGGCGACACTGCCGTGACCGAATCGACATTCGCCATGTAGTTGCGGACCCCGACATTGGTTTCCAGCAGGAATTTCGTGAAGGAGAAGACGACGTCCTCGGCGCTGAAAGGCTCGCCGTCGCTCCACTTGACGCCCTCCTGGAGCTTGAAGTCGTAGGTCAGCCCGTCGGCGCTGACGGTCCATGACTTGGCCAGGCTCGGCTCGGGCTTGAGGTCGAAGGAATAGTCGAGCAATCCCTCATAGATCTTGCTGCCGACGATCTGGACCGGGGTCTGCGGATTGACGCCCACCATCAGCGTCGGCGGTTCCGGGTTGATGGCCATGCGCAGCGTGCCGCCATGCTTCGGTTCGGCGTATCCGTTCGATGCGAACGATGCCACGGCCAGGGCCGCCAGGGCGCCCGCGATCAGCGGGCGCATGGATTGCAGATATGGTCTCATCGCACTGTTTCCTTCCCATTTTGTTGTTCAGTTGCATTCTCTTCTCCGCACCGGCTCCGGCCAGGAATGGAGGCGATGAGACGGGCGGTGTAGGGGTGTTGCGGCGAGGCGAAGATATCTTCCGGTCGTCCTTGCTCGACGACCTCGCCGCGCAGCATGACGGCGATGCGGTCGCAGATCCGGCCCGCGACCCTGAGATCGTGCGTGATGAACAGCACCGTGAGTTGAAGCCGGCGGCGCAGATCGGCGATAAGGTCCAGGATCTGCGCCTGGATGACCACGTCCAGGGCGGAGACGGCCTCGTCGGCGATCAGCAGGGTCGGATTTGTGGCAAGCGCGCGGGCGAGTGAAATACGCTGGCGCTGACCGCCGGAGAATTCGTGGGGAAAGCGGTCCAGCGCCCTGGCATCGAGCCCCACCAGTTCGAGCAGCCTTCCGGCTTCGTCCCTGGCCGTGGCGCCGTTTCTGCCGCCGAGCGCCAGGACATTGCCCAGTATGCCGCCGACCGTCTGGCGCGGATTGAGCGATCCGAAAGGATCCTGGAAGACCATTTGCACGCGCGGCCGAAATGCCCGCATGGCGCTACCGTCGAGATGGGCCATGTTGACGCCGTCGACCAGGATGTCGCCGCTATCGGGACGAGCCAGGCGTACGATCAATCGGCCGAGCGTCGATTTCCCGGATCCGGACTCGCCGATGATCCCGAATATCTCGCCGCGGTTCACCGAAAGGTCGATGTTCCGCACCGCGTCCACGACAGTCCGCCTGGCGAATGGTCCGGCGCGCCGGACAAAACGCTTGGAAAGCCCTTTTATCTCCAGCGCCGAAGCCGGCGGAACGGCAGGCTTGCGGCCGCCTCGCACATCCAGATCGGGCACCGCGGCGATCAGCCGGCGCGTGTAGGGATGGGTCGGCCTCTCGAGGATATCGCTGACAGCGCCCGCTTCGACATTGTTCCCCTTCTCCATGACGACCACCCGGTCGGCAATTTCGGCTACGACGCCGAAATCATGGGTCACGAACAGAACCCCGGTCCCGTAGGCCTGTTGCATGTCCTTGATGATCGAAAGGATCTGCGCCTGGGTTGTCACATCGAGCGCGGTCGTGGGCTCGTCGGCGATCAAGAGCGCGGGCCTGAGCGCCAGCGCCATGGCGATCATCACCCGCTGGCGTTGCCCTCCCGACAACTGCATCGGGTAGGCACTCAGCGTATTTGCCGGATCCGGCAGGCGTACCTGCTCGGCGAGTTCATGAAGCCGCTCGTTGATGAGGGTTTGGCTGGAAATCCCATGGACCCGCATCGCCTCGGAGATCTGGTCGCCGACCCGCATCAGCGGATTGAGTGCCGTCATCGGCTCCTGGAAGACCATGGACAGCTTGCGCCCGCGGATGCGTCGAAAATCTCTTTCAGGGAGAGACTGTATCTCCTGTCCCTCGAGAAGCACGCGGCCTCCAAGGAGATGCAGATTTGCGGGGAGCAATCCCATCACGGCGTGGGCGACAACGGATTTACCCGAGCCGGACTCGCCGACCATGCACAGCGTCTCGCCTCGGCGGAGCGCAAAGTCGATGTTCTCTATCGCATGCGCGCGCTGGCCCGAGGGCGGTAGCGCGACGGTCAATCCCTCGACCTTCAGGACGTCCGCCGTCATGGAAGGGCCTTCAACGCGCTTCTGGGATTGAGCGCTTCGTTCAGCGCCTCCCCGACGAAATTGATGGCAAGGACGGTCAGAAACACGGCAAGGCCCGGCATGACGCTCACCCACCATGCCGTGCGAAGCGCGGTGCGGGATGCGCCGACCATGTATCCCCAGCTCATCAGGTTCGGATCGCCCAGGCCGATGAAGCTGATCGCCGCCTCGAGGAGGATCGCGGTCGCGACCATCAGCGATGCCAGTACGATGACCGGACCGAGCGCATTAGGCAGGATCTCCTTGAGGATGATGGAGGTGTGGCTGCGGCCTGCTACAATGGCGGCCTCCACGAATTCGCGATTGCGCAGGCTCAGGAATTCCGCGCGCACCAGCCGCGCGACCGGCGGCCAGCTTACGACCGAGATGGCGATGACGATGGAGGTGATGCTCGGCGTCAGGATTGCAACCAGCACCAGCGCCAGCATGAAATGCGGGACCGTCTGGAACAGCTCCGTCAGCCGCATCAATGCGTCATCGATCAAGCCGCCATAATAGCCCGCAACGGCGCCGATCAGCATGCCCAGCAGGAATGGCAGCGCGGTTGCCACGATGCCGACCAGCAGCGACACCCGTGCTCCATAGAAGATGCCGGCCATGACGCTGCGGCCGATCGTGTCGGTACCCAGGAGGAAGCCGTCCGAGAAGGGCGGCGCAACCGGCGGCCCGACGACTTCCCATGGGCCGCCGGGGAACAGCAGCGAGGCGGAAAATGCCATGGCAAGTACACCGAGCAACACGGCGACCGATGCGACGAATACCCAGTCCCGCTGAGGCAGCCGTTCAAGGGCGCGTCTCATGTGCGTGTCCCCGTACGCGGGTCGATCAGCACATAGAGCCCGTCGACGATCAGGTTTGCCAGGACGACCAGCAGCGACGTGACGAAGAAGACCGCCAGAAGCGTGTTGTAGTCGCGCTGCAGGACGGCGTTGAAGGCCAGCAGACCCAGGCCCGGCCAGCCGAAGATGGTCTCGATGATGATCGCTCCGCTGAGCAACTGGCCGACCTGCACGCCCGCAAGCGTGAGGATGGGGAGGACGGCATTGCGCAAGGCGTGCACGAACAGGATGCGCGCGCGGCCGACGCCCTTGGCCCTCGCCGTCTTGATGAAATCCATGTCCAGCGTTTCGACCATGCTGGCGCGTGTCATCCGCGCGTAAAGCGCCAGGTAGAACAGCGTCAGGGTGAGGACGGGCAGCACGAGGTGCTTCAGCCGATCAAGCAAGGCCGGAAGCCCCGTGTCCGGGCCGGCAATCGTCGCACGGCCGAAGGCGGGCAGCCAGTCGAGTTCGACAGAGAAGACCAGCACCAGCAGAATACCGACCCAGAACAGCGGGGTCGCATAGAAGACCAGCGACAGGGCCGTGGCCGTGCGATCCCAAAAGCCGCCACGGTTTACGGCGGCGGCGGTACCGAGCAGCACGCCTGCGACGAGCGCCAGCACGAAGGCCGATGCGGTAATCTCAAGGGTAGAGGGCAGTCTCTCCCAGATGATCTCGCTTACCGGTCGTCGCTCGCGGTAGCTCATGCCGAAGTCGAGAACCGCGAGCTTCTTCAGATAGATGCCCAATTGCTCGGGCATCGACCTGTCGAGGCCGAAATCGGCGCGCAACTGGTTGAGATAAACCGTGTCGGCGTCGCCCGACTGTCCTGCGATAACGGTCGCCGGGTCACCGGGCGCGAGGCGGATGAGGAAGAAGTTCATGATCGCCACGGCGAGGACGATCAGGAACGCCTTGATGAGCCTGCCCGAAATGTAGCGTAAAGTGTGCATTACTGGATGTCCCGGCAATGAATGTCCGGAACATCGGTAACACGGGAGGCCGGCAGTGACCTGTTCATCATGCGAGGGAATCCTCGCATAGCGGCCACCGCGCCTTACGTTCCTTGACCTGACGAGCCTCTTTCATGCAACGGAGTCTAGCCTCCGGTCGTTCGATGGCTGGTATCAGATGATACACAAAGGGCCATCTGTGCGATGCAGCGAAAAGGCGCAAGGTATCGAAGGACGTCGTCAACGAAGAGCGGCGTCTCGACAAAGCTTTGACGGGTAAGATCGACCTTGCCGATGCTTACCGC encodes:
- a CDS encoding ABC transporter permease — encoded protein: MHTLRYISGRLIKAFLIVLAVAIMNFFLIRLAPGDPATVIAGQSGDADTVYLNQLRADFGLDRSMPEQLGIYLKKLAVLDFGMSYRERRPVSEIIWERLPSTLEITASAFVLALVAGVLLGTAAAVNRGGFWDRTATALSLVFYATPLFWVGILLVLVFSVELDWLPAFGRATIAGPDTGLPALLDRLKHLVLPVLTLTLFYLALYARMTRASMVETLDMDFIKTARAKGVGRARILFVHALRNAVLPILTLAGVQVGQLLSGAIIIETIFGWPGLGLLAFNAVLQRDYNTLLAVFFVTSLLVVLANLIVDGLYVLIDPRTGTRT
- a CDS encoding ABC transporter permease, producing the protein MRRALERLPQRDWVFVASVAVLLGVLAMAFSASLLFPGGPWEVVGPPVAPPFSDGFLLGTDTIGRSVMAGIFYGARVSLLVGIVATALPFLLGMLIGAVAGYYGGLIDDALMRLTELFQTVPHFMLALVLVAILTPSITSIVIAISVVSWPPVARLVRAEFLSLRNREFVEAAIVAGRSHTSIILKEILPNALGPVIVLASLMVATAILLEAAISFIGLGDPNLMSWGYMVGASRTALRTAWWVSVMPGLAVFLTVLAINFVGEALNEALNPRSALKALP
- a CDS encoding ABC transporter ATP-binding protein; the encoded protein is MTADVLKVEGLTVALPPSGQRAHAIENIDFALRRGETLCMVGESGSGKSVVAHAVMGLLPANLHLLGGRVLLEGQEIQSLPERDFRRIRGRKLSMVFQEPMTALNPLMRVGDQISEAMRVHGISSQTLINERLHELAEQVRLPDPANTLSAYPMQLSGGQRQRVMIAMALALRPALLIADEPTTALDVTTQAQILSIIKDMQQAYGTGVLFVTHDFGVVAEIADRVVVMEKGNNVEAGAVSDILERPTHPYTRRLIAAVPDLDVRGGRKPAVPPASALEIKGLSKRFVRRAGPFARRTVVDAVRNIDLSVNRGEIFGIIGESGSGKSTLGRLIVRLARPDSGDILVDGVNMAHLDGSAMRAFRPRVQMVFQDPFGSLNPRQTVGGILGNVLALGGRNGATARDEAGRLLELVGLDARALDRFPHEFSGGQRQRISLARALATNPTLLIADEAVSALDVVIQAQILDLIADLRRRLQLTVLFITHDLRVAGRICDRIAVMLRGEVVEQGRPEDIFASPQHPYTARLIASIPGRSRCGEENATEQQNGKETVR